A genomic window from Lotus japonicus ecotype B-129 chromosome 1, LjGifu_v1.2 includes:
- the LOC130732057 gene encoding WAT1-related protein At5g64700-like isoform X2, whose amino-acid sequence MKGSKPYLVVIAIQAIYAAMFLLSKAAFDHGMNNFIFTFYRQALATLFLIPFALFFEWKHALPLPFRTFCKIFFLSLCGITLSLDVYGVGLIYTSATLAAATTNCLPAITFFLALLLRRERLKVKTIPGIAKLIGILACLGGAAILAFYKGPHFKFLSHRPLLGNHKSQQHQGHNALSASGTWIKGCFLILLSNTFWGLWLVLQAFVIKSYPSKLIFTTLQCFLSSIQSLVIALAIERDIEQWKLGWNVRLLAVVYCGVMVTGVGFYLQTWVIEKKGPVFLAMSMPLALIITIISSAIVLGEIISLGSVLWGKSREQILKVSLDLEQSSG is encoded by the exons ATGAAAGGAAGCAAGCCCTATCTGGTTGTGATTGCCATCCAAGCTATATATGCTGCCATGTTTCTGCTCTCAAAAGCTGCATTCGACCATGGCATGAACAATTTCATCTTCACCTTCTACAGACAGGCACTAGCAACCCTTTTCTTGATCCCGTTCGCTTTGTTCTTCGAATG GAAACATGCACTGCCTTTGCCTTTTCGGACCTTCTGCAAgattttcttcctatctttaTGTGG GATTACTTTAAGCCTGGATGTTTATGGTGTTGGTCTTATTTACACCTCTGCAACTTTGGCTGCTGCTACTACAAACTGTCTTCCAGCTATCACCTTCTTTCTGGCGCTCCTACTAAG GAGAGAGAGATTGAAAGTAAAGACCATCCCTGGAATTGCTAAGTTAATAGGCATTTTAGCATGCTTGGGTGGTGCAGCAATCCTTGCCTTTTATAAAGGTCCTCACTTTAAATTTTTAAGCCACCGTCCCCTCCTGGGAAACCATAAAAGCCAACAACATCAAGGTCATAATGCTCTCTCTGCCTCTGGTACATGGATAAAGGGTTGCTTCCTCATTCTCCTCTCCAACACATTTTGGGGGTTGTGGCTTGTGCTACAG GCTTTTGTTATAAAAAGTTACCCTTCAAAGCTTATCTTCACAACCCTTCAGTGTTTCTTAAGCTCAATTCAGTCTCTAGTGATTGCCTTGGCCATAGAAAGGGATATTGAGCAATGGAAATTGGGTTGGAATGTCAGGCTCCTCGCTGTAGTATACTGT GGAGTTATGGTTACTGGTGTGGGCTTTTACTTGCAGACTTGGGTTATAGAAAAGAAAGGACCAGTGTTTCTCGCAATGTCAATGCCATTGGCTCTGATTATTACAATCATTTCCTCTGCAATTGTCTTGGGCGAGATAATAAGTTTGGGAAG